A window of Cheilinus undulatus linkage group 1, ASM1832078v1, whole genome shotgun sequence contains these coding sequences:
- the LOC121513683 gene encoding annexin A2-like isoform X2 gives MALVSEFLGQLTLSYGGEAEPTYPTVVPVRDFDPAKDAARLETAIKTKGVDEQTIIDILTRRSYTQRREIAFEYERIAKKDLITALKGALSGSLEALILGLMKSTSQYDASELRASMKGLGTDEETLIEIVCSRSNEELVEIKKVYKEMFKKELDKDVAGDTSGDFAKLLLALVQTKRDEPSNVVDYEKIDEDARSLYEAGVKRKGTDVATWISIMSKRSVPHLQKVFERYKSYSPYDMKESIRKEVKGDLEKSFLTLVECFENKQLYFANRLSDAMKSKGAKEKVLTRIIVSRCEVDLMKIRSEFKKHQKKSLYQTITEHTKGDYQNALLSLCGGDD, from the exons GAAGCAGAGCCCACATACCCCACTGTGGTGCCAGTACGAGACTTCGACCCCGCCAAAGACGCTGCCAGACTCGAGACCGCCATCAAGACCAAAG GTGTAGACGAACAGACCATCATCGACATCTTAACCAGACGCAGCTACACCCAGCGGAGAGAGATCGCCTTCGAATACGAACGTATCGCCAAGAAG GATCTGATCACAGCCCTGAAGGGGGCGCTGTCCGGCTCTCTGGAGGCTCTAATTTTGGGTCTGATGAAGAGCACCTCACAGTATGATGCCTCTGAGCTCCGAGCCTCCATGAAG GGTCTGGGAACAGATGAAGAAACCCTCATCGAGATCGTCTGCTCCAGAAGTAATGAAGAGCTGGTGGAGATCAAGAAGGTTTACAAAGAAA TGTTCAAGAAGGAGCTGGACAAAGATGTAGCAGGAGACACATCAGGAGACTTCGCCAAACTGCTGCTGGCCCTGGTTCAG ACAAAGAGAGATGAACCCTCCAATGTGGTTGACTATGAGAAGATTGATGAGGATGCCAGA TCTCTATATGAAGCCGGGGTCAAGAGGAAGGGAACTGATGTGGCGACTTGGATCTCCATCATGTCTAAGAGGAGCGTCCCCCACCTGCAGAAAG TGTTTGAGAGGTATAAGAGCTACAGTCCTTACGACATGAAGGAGAGCATCAGGAAGGAGGTGAAGGGAGATCTGGAGAAGTCCTTCCTCACTCTGG TGGAGTGCTTTGAAAACAAGCAGCTTTACTTTGCCAACAGACTCAGTGATGCCATGAAG agCAAAGGAGCGAAGGAGAAGGTGTTGACCAGGATCATTGTTTCTCGCTGTGAAGTTGACCTGATGAAGATCAGATCTGAGTTCAAGAAGCACCAGAAAAAATCCCTGTACCAGACCATCACT gaACACACCAAAGGAGACTACCAGAATGCTctgctgagtctgtgtggaggAGACGACTGA
- the LOC121513683 gene encoding annexin A2-like isoform X1 has protein sequence MALVSEFLGQLTLSYGGQEAEPTYPTVVPVRDFDPAKDAARLETAIKTKGVDEQTIIDILTRRSYTQRREIAFEYERIAKKDLITALKGALSGSLEALILGLMKSTSQYDASELRASMKGLGTDEETLIEIVCSRSNEELVEIKKVYKEMFKKELDKDVAGDTSGDFAKLLLALVQTKRDEPSNVVDYEKIDEDARSLYEAGVKRKGTDVATWISIMSKRSVPHLQKVFERYKSYSPYDMKESIRKEVKGDLEKSFLTLVECFENKQLYFANRLSDAMKSKGAKEKVLTRIIVSRCEVDLMKIRSEFKKHQKKSLYQTITEHTKGDYQNALLSLCGGDD, from the exons caGGAAGCAGAGCCCACATACCCCACTGTGGTGCCAGTACGAGACTTCGACCCCGCCAAAGACGCTGCCAGACTCGAGACCGCCATCAAGACCAAAG GTGTAGACGAACAGACCATCATCGACATCTTAACCAGACGCAGCTACACCCAGCGGAGAGAGATCGCCTTCGAATACGAACGTATCGCCAAGAAG GATCTGATCACAGCCCTGAAGGGGGCGCTGTCCGGCTCTCTGGAGGCTCTAATTTTGGGTCTGATGAAGAGCACCTCACAGTATGATGCCTCTGAGCTCCGAGCCTCCATGAAG GGTCTGGGAACAGATGAAGAAACCCTCATCGAGATCGTCTGCTCCAGAAGTAATGAAGAGCTGGTGGAGATCAAGAAGGTTTACAAAGAAA TGTTCAAGAAGGAGCTGGACAAAGATGTAGCAGGAGACACATCAGGAGACTTCGCCAAACTGCTGCTGGCCCTGGTTCAG ACAAAGAGAGATGAACCCTCCAATGTGGTTGACTATGAGAAGATTGATGAGGATGCCAGA TCTCTATATGAAGCCGGGGTCAAGAGGAAGGGAACTGATGTGGCGACTTGGATCTCCATCATGTCTAAGAGGAGCGTCCCCCACCTGCAGAAAG TGTTTGAGAGGTATAAGAGCTACAGTCCTTACGACATGAAGGAGAGCATCAGGAAGGAGGTGAAGGGAGATCTGGAGAAGTCCTTCCTCACTCTGG TGGAGTGCTTTGAAAACAAGCAGCTTTACTTTGCCAACAGACTCAGTGATGCCATGAAG agCAAAGGAGCGAAGGAGAAGGTGTTGACCAGGATCATTGTTTCTCGCTGTGAAGTTGACCTGATGAAGATCAGATCTGAGTTCAAGAAGCACCAGAAAAAATCCCTGTACCAGACCATCACT gaACACACCAAAGGAGACTACCAGAATGCTctgctgagtctgtgtggaggAGACGACTGA